From one Gracilinanus agilis isolate LMUSP501 chromosome 5, AgileGrace, whole genome shotgun sequence genomic stretch:
- the SCNN1A gene encoding amiloride-sensitive sodium channel subunit alpha, giving the protein MKEEKLEHEGQHPEPGGAPEEEEEGLIEFHRSYRELFQFFCNNTTIHGAIRLVCSKHNRMKTAFWAVLWICTFSMMYWQFALLFGEYFSYPVNLNINLNSDKLVFPAVTVCTLNPYRYTKIQEELEELDRITEQTLFELYKYNSSRIPSNKPRARRDLPNTLPYPLLKIRDPQSLHRHRASGVQENNPQVDKNDWKIGFILCNKNKSDCFYQTYSSGVDAVREWYRFHFINILAHLDSQDLDEAALGNFIFACRFNQVSCNQGNYSQFHHPVYGNCYTFNGKNNSNLWMSSTPGINNGLSLTLRTERNDFIPLLSTVTGARVMVHGQDEPPFMDDGGFNLRPGVETSISMRKETLDRLGGNYGDCTKNGSEIQVENIYFSKYTQQVCIHSCFQESMIRECGCAYMSYPKRDGVEFCDYKKHTAWGYCYYKLQVAFSSDNLGCFAKCRKPCSVTNYQLSAGYSRWPSATSQDWVFQMLSLQNNYTISSKSGVAKLNIFFKELNYKANSESPSVTMVTLLSNLGSQWSLWFGSSVLSVVEMAELIFDFLVITFILLLRRLRSRYWAPGHPAQGSQEVAMEASLPSRFSCHSGAPSDQPGPEPSAPVPPPAYATLRPQSVS; this is encoded by the exons ATGAAGGAGGAAAAACTTGAGCATGAGGGGCAGCACCCCGAGCCTGGAGGAGccccggaggaggaggaggagggcctgATCGAGTTCCACCGTTCTTACCGAGAGCTCTTCCAGTTTTTCTGCAACAATACCACCATCCATGGAGCCATCCGATTGGTTTGCTCAAAGCACAATCGAATGAAGACAGCCTTCTGGGCTGTGTTGTGGATATGCACCTTCAGTATGATGTACTGGCAATTTGCCTTGCTGTTTGGGGAATACTTCAGCTATCCGGTTAACCTTAATATCAACCTCAATTCTGACAAGCTCGTCTTTCCTGCAGTCACTGTCTGCACTCTCAACCCATACAG GTACACTAAAATCCAAGAAGAACTCGAAGAGTTGGATCGCATCACAGAGCAGACACTTTTTGAACTCTATAAGTACAACTCATCACGTATCCCCTCCAACAAGCCTCGTGCCCGGCGGGATCTCCCGAACACCCTACCCTATCCTTTACTGAAGATTCGGGACCCTCAGTCCCTTCATCGTCACCGAGCCTCTGGGGTCCAGGAGAACAACCCTCAGGTGGATAAGAACGACTGGAAGATTGGTTTCATCTTG TGTAACAAGAACAAATCAGACTGCTTCTACCAGACCTATTCCTCGGGGGTGGATGCTGTCCGAGAGTGGTATCGTTTTCATTTTATCAACATCCTGGCTCACCTGGACTCCCAAGACCTGGATGAGGCTGCATTGGGTAATTTCATCTTTGCCTGTCGCTTCAACCAGGTGTCCTGCAACCAGGG GAATTACTCCCAGTTTCATCACCCTGTATATGGAAATTGTTACACCTTCAATGGCAAAAATAATTCCAACCTCTGGATGTCCTCTACTCCTGGGATCAATAATG GTCTGTCCCTGACCCTACGAACAGAACGAAATGACTTCATTCCTCTGCTGTCCACAGTGACAGGGGCCAGGGTGATGGTGCATGGGCAAGATGAACCACCATTCATGGATGATGGTGGCTTCAACCTTCGGCCAGGCGTGGAGACATCTATCAGCATGAGAAAG GAAACCCTGGACCGACTTGGGGGTAACTATGGGGATTGTACCAAGAATGGCAGTGAAATCCAAGTTGAGAACATCTACTTTTCCAAATATACACAGCAG GTATGTATCCACTCCTGCTTCCAGGAAAGCATGATCCGGGAGTGTGGATGTGCATATATGTCCTACCCAAAGCGCGATGGTGTAGAGTTTTGTGACTATAAGAAGCACACAGCCTGGG GTTACTGCTATTATAAACTTCAGGTTGCCTTCTCCTCAGATAATCTTGGATGTTTTGCCAAGTGCCGGAAGCCCTGTTC AGTAACCAATTACCAGCTGTCTGCCGGCTACTCCCGCTGGCCTTCTGCAACATCTCAG GATTGGGTGTTCCAGATGTTATCACTACAAAATAATTACACCATCAGCTCCAAAAG TGGTGTTGCCAAACTCAACATCTTCTTCAAAGAGCTGAATTATAAAGCCAACTCAGAGTCTCCCTCTGTCACG ATGGTCACCCTCCTGTCCAACCTGGGCAGTCAGTGGAGCCTGTGGTTTGGCTCTTCGGTGCTCTCGGTGGTGGAGATGGCTGAGCTGATCTTTGACTTCCTGGTCATCACCTTCATCTTGCTACTCCGAAGACTCCGGAGCCGCTACTGGGCTCCTGGCCACCCAGCCCAGGGATCCCAGGAGGTGGCCATGGAGGCATCGCTACCCTCTCGATTCTCCTGCCATTCAGGTGCCCCCTCAGACCAGCCTGGCCCTGAGCCTTCTGCACCAGTCCCTCCACCAGCCTATGCCACCTTAAGACCCCAATCTGTGAGCTGA